CTCTGACCTCCGACACAGCGGTGAGAGTCAAAGTCACAGCAACGAGCTTGAACTTCGCGAATTACCTTCAGATTCTCGGCAAGTACCAGGAGAAGCCTCCGTTGCCTTTCATCCCTGGCTCCGACTACTCCGGAATCGTCGACGCCATCGGTCCATCCGTCACCAAACTCCGCGTCGGCGATCGCGTCTGCTCCTTCGCCGCTCTCGGTTCCTACGCTCAGTTCATCGTCGCCGATCAGTCTCTCATGTTCGTTACTAGATCAACCTAACCTCCCTATCTCTTGTTTTACTGTGGCTTATGTTGGTGTGGTGTTGTTTCAGGTTCCTTGTACCGGAAGGATGCGACATGATCGCTGCAGCTGCACTTCCTGTTGCGTTTGGGACTTCTCACGTTGCACTTGTCCATAGAGCTCGTTTGACCTCTGGTCAGGTATATATGTATGATGATGCGAGTGAGTTTGTTTGTGCAAAAAGGTTGAGAAACTCTGTTGATTTTGACGCAGGTCTTGATGGTTCTTGGTGCTGGTGGTGGTGTTGGCCTTGCAGCTGTACAAATCGGAAAGATTTGTGGAGCTGTTGTCATTGCGGTTGCTAGGTACGTACGTGCATGCTCGTTCAGAGGCTTAGTTTGGGGTTTATTATCTTATATTCGATTagaattatgtttttgttttgccaGAGGGAGTGAGAAGATTCTGCTGTTGAAGTCAATGGGAGTGGATCATGTTGTTGATTTAGGCAGTGAAAACGTTATTACAAGCGTTAAAGAGTTCGTCAAGACAAGAAATCTCAAAGGAGTTGATGTTCTGTATGATCCTGTAGGAGGGAAACTCACCAAGGAGTCTATGAAAGTTCTCAACTGGGGAGCTCAGATTCTTGTGATTGGTTTCGCAAGCGGTGAAGTACCTCTCATTCCCGCTAA
The sequence above is drawn from the Raphanus sativus cultivar WK10039 chromosome 7, ASM80110v3, whole genome shotgun sequence genome and encodes:
- the LOC108817905 gene encoding uncharacterized protein LOC108817905, whose amino-acid sequence is MEALVCRKLGDPTATEPGSTESPVEVSKTHPIPPLTSDTAVRVKVTATSLNFANYLQILGKYQEKPPLPFIPGSDYSGIVDAIGPSVTKLRVGDRVCSFAALGSYAQFIVADQSLMFLVPEGCDMIAAAALPVAFGTSHVALVHRARLTSGQVLMVLGAGGGVGLAAVQIGKICGAVVIAVARGSEKILLLKSMGVDHVVDLGSENVITSVKEFVKTRNLKGVDVLYDPVGGKLTKESMKVLNWGAQILVIGFASGEVPLIPANIALVKNWTVHGLYWGSYKIHQPNVLDDSIRELLSWLARGLITIHISHTYSLSQSNLAFGAIKDRKAIGKVMIALDHKATLSSKL